CAAAAAATgccaaaggggacttccctggtggtgcagtggtcaagaatcctcctgccaatgcaggggacgtgggttcagtccctgacccgggaagatccctcatgctgcatagccactaagcctgtgcctGCGCTCtgcagcccgtgctctgcaacaggagaggccacgacggtgagaggcccatgcattGCAActaagagtggcccccgctggctgcaactagagagggcctgcccgcagcaaagacccaacacagtcaaaaataaatagataaataaataaatttattttttttaaatgccaaaggATCTTggattttaaataattacttgctacaatttgataaaaatatggATAGCTAAGGTTTTCTTTTACTAATTTTGTAGGAGGAAATAGCAGAAATGTACCACTTGTTTGCTCTGAAGATGACCCTGATTCCAAAAATAATGCTAAAAATACTAAAAGGAATCCAACAGACCTTCCCAAATGTGACATTGGCTGTGCTGAGACCTTGTTTGGCCTTAAgaacattttttccccatctgaagacttattttcatttttgaaggtaTTTTCAATGTCTAGtaaatttatgttcttttttatcTTCCCAACACTTTCTTTTGAATCTTAAGGTTAACTTAAATTTACCAGTAATTTTTACAGGCTTCAGATTTCTGATTTTAACACATTGTACCACTTTGACAAATGGTGCATAGGCATTGCTCTAAATTCATATTATAGAATTTAGAATAGAACTTAGAAATATTTCAGATAAAAAAAGACAGTTTCAAAACAGTAGTTTTTAAGCAAATGAGCTTCTAATTATTGAATTAGGGTATGTACTATtagagaatttaatttttttaattaacagtcTAAATTAATCTTTTAGACTCATGATGCTATTTGATGTATTAGGGAAGTGTAGGTTAATAAAATTATGAGGGTTAGCGACTCATTACTTTGAAGATAGATAGGAATGACACTATATTCATATGGGTAGAAAAATGTTCAGACTATGTACTGTTATGACATTTCTTTACTCAATATTGTTTTTCAGCACAAAATCAGAACAAAGGAAGAATGGCATAAGCTCATCCAGCTTCTTACAGAATTCCAAATGAGGAATGTAGATTTCTTATATAGTAATCTTGAGTTCATTCTACCACTACCTGTTAACATCATTCCAGAAACAGAAAACTTTTCTGGTTCGTCAGTAAGTGTGGACACCAATGCAGcaacaaaaaatatgaaatgtcTTGCTAGGAAACTTTCTGAAGGAGAGAAGCCATTGAAaaagtcacaaaaaaagaaacataagaaaaagaTGGTAATTTTACATGATAGTGACTTATTTGACACCGAATTGGACTTTTCTGATGAATTTATTAGGCTTTCCTCTGCATCTTCTCCAAATTCAGAAGAAAGCAAAGCCAGAGATAAAGAAAGCAATCCAGAGACAAATAAACTAAACAAATGTCTAGAGTCAAACTTTGAATCTATTCCTCGTTCTCCTAAAACaccagcagaaaaaaaatattcggTCCTTGTTTCTCACGGTTTAAATTCTCTCACTGAGTTCGTGGATAACATGTCCTTCCTAGATGCCCTTTTAACTGATGTAAGGGAACATAGGGAATTTGGTAAAAATGATTTTGGCTGGACAAATGGAAAGGTTAAAAGTGGACTTTGTGATGAGTTTAGTCTCGAGAGTAGTGATGGATGGACTTCTCAAAGCTCTGGAGAATTAAAGGCAGCTGTAGAAGCTCTCAGCTTTACTAAATGTTCTTCTACTATTTCAAAAGCATTGGAAACATCCCTGAATTCTTGTAAGAAAGTAGGAAGAGATCCAACAAAAGAACTTACTTTTTATGTTTCACAAAAGCGCAACAATGTACACTTCAGTCAGTCAGCAGCTAATTTAGAGTAAGTCTTGActtctgtttactttttatttttcaataataaatgGTAAAGGGGAAATTATTAGTTTCTTTCTCTTACTAATTTTGAAATGCTGGGCTTTATTGATCATGGTAAGCCCTTCATATTAATAATGTAGCTTCTAATGAGACAGTTAAGGAGACCAGCCTGATTGCTGGGAAGAAAAATTGAGAGATTGGGGTGGGGGTTAGATTTGGGAGACTCTTGGATAACAGGGAAGGGGTCTGGATTTGGTGTGCAGAGAGCAGGTAGCCATTAAAGTCTTTTCAGTATGGGAGTGATTGATGTGTTGAAAATGATATAGGAGATGAATCTGGAATACAGTTAATCTAGTCTAGACCAGAAGCAAGGAGAAGCAGAGACCAGCAGCTGGTTTGGGGATTGTTGCATTTTTATTGggcattaaaaatcaaaaaataatgcATTACTTTTAATTTACAGCAGTGCTTGGAAGAGGATAGCAGTCATCAAAAGTGTGTTTTCTAGCCGATCTCTTCCGAACCTGGGTAACAGACAAGCTAGTATAGTAGAATACTTGCCAACTCTTCGAAACATTTGTAAGACTGAGAAGctaaaagaacaaggaaaaagtaaaagaaggtaGTTTCTATAAAAACATGTTACATAACTATTTCAAGATTAATAAATATTCTCATCTGATGGAACTATTACTATTAAAGtgtttttccttgtaattttGACAGATTCCTGCACTATCTTGAAGGAATTCACCTTAACATTTCAAAAGACACTATGAACACcttggcagctggcttcccttaATATCCTACATGTACGGTGCCTTGTACAGATTCTTACATGGTCcttaagagacttttttttttttttttttttttgcgatacgcgggcttctcacttgcggcctcccccgttgcggagcacaggctccggacgcgcaggctcagcggccatggctcacgggcccagccgctccgcggcacgtgggatcatcggcaggcggactctcaaccactgcgccaccagggaagcccaagagacatTTTTATAGTGATTTTCATGGAAGAGTTTATTTCTCTTAATGTACATTTAAAACAGtctatttgtatatttcttattagtgtgtaaatatttaaaatgaaaagattggAGTTACAAATTGTATTTATAATTGTAGTGGTGGgggttttttgaattttttggtattATCTGATTTAGCATTGGagtatttttgtatgtgtgtgagcTGTTTCTAGAAGGTAGAGTTCACTGAATATTTCTAAAGGTGCTTCAGTGCTAAACTAATCCATAATTTTTCCCCTTCTGGTGACCCTTAATCCATGCTGTGAATGTGAATCACCTAGGtgataatcttttttaaaaataagtttacacAATCCAAAGGACAAAATAGCATGTATAATACATAAGCAAACTTCTaaggaaagaaatttcaaaaagtaAGATCTtcctgataaaattatttttagtgtaCTCATCCAGCATATTTTACCATGTGAATCACTGAACGCTGACAAGGTGAAATCAAGATTACGAACTTCAGGTTTCATAAATCTTTTTTAGTAACCATACAAATGTGATATCTTGTATATTTTGACAACGCAAAtcatttgtacatttttcttgtatttttatatcattgatgttttatttcataaagatattaatgataatataaatattttggacAAACTGCTATTCACTGAAACTGTAATAAAGGATTCTACCCTAGGATTTCTacatgatagccattttgacttaAGGTTATATTTTTGGAgaaggtatatatttttaattacaagattttaaaataccacatttcacttaaaatcattTTTGCAATCAGATGtatctgaaaataatttcctatttcaattgtttatattatatattagctTAATATTCAGTTACATTATCTGGTGAATTAATTTTCACTTCAAAAGGTAAGTATCCTAATTTTGTACAGTTGAAAAATAGATGTATACCTGGGTACAAAATGTTTTTACCTCTTATTTGTTCAACCTACCTTTTCTTGTATTGATAGTACACTGATTTAATTAAAGGCTAAAGCTAAAAGACTGCAATGTTTAGAGAGTTCCAGATGTAATCATCTGGGTAAATACGGATATTGTATAGGCTTGAATATAGTCTATATCTTACAGGTTTTGTCCTTGtacaaaagaaagaataacatCTAAggcatttttttaagtatatggatttattattttctactgAATGCAAAAGTCCACTACCTGTAGAGCATTTACCAGTTAATTTGGTctttaattattagaaaattCGGATAATCCTCATCAATTGAGGAACCAAAGTAAAATAACTCCAAAGAATTGGATTTAAATGATCAAAAACCAAGAAATAATGGGGGTATTTTCCTCCCTAATAGGGacacatttaatcttttttttttaaggttaagcataattttgggaaatattttctcaattcttaAAGGTTCCTCTAAGACTTAAGATTTACTTTTGTGATAAAAGTAAccaaattttgggcttccctggtggcgcagtggttgagagtccgcctgccgatgcaggggacatgggttcgtgccccggtccgggaagatcccacatgccgcggagcgtctgggcctgtgagccatggccgctgagcctgcgcgtccggagcctgtgctccacaatgggagaggccagaacagtgagaggcccacataccgcaaaaaaaaaaaaaaaaaaaaaaaaagtaaccgaattttgggtttttttgttggtttggttttttttttttttttttttttttctttctttctttctttttttttgcggtacgtgggcctctcactgccgtggcctcccccgttgcggagcacaggctccagacgtgcaggctcagcggccatggctcacgggcccagccgctccatggcatgtgggatcttcccggaccggggcacgaacccgtgtcccctgcatcggcaggcggactctcaaccactgcgccaccagggaagcccagtaaccGAATTTTGATGACTCTTCAGTACTTAGCATCTTATCCTATAAATGTCTAATTTGGACACATTTCACTACAGCTATTTCTAGAAATGTTGAGAAGTAGAATGCCACACATCTGGCATGAACAATTTGAACGGTTGGTGAAGCTGTTCACTAAAGTGTAAAACAAAGGCAACTGAGGTGGCCTGGGGGAAAGAGAATGAGTTCAGATGTGTACTCGGAGGTATCTACAACAGTTCCAAGGTGGAGACGCTCACATACACAGTCACATATGTAGAGATTTACTTGTGCACGGCCACAAGTCTAGAGTGTACATCAAACTGCCTAGGGAGTTGGAGGTGCTGGAAGGGAGGACTTCCATGTATTTTATAGATTTctgattatttgaattttttttcccaacaaGTATACTTCACTTTTagattaaaggaaagaaaagacttAATGCTTTGACATCAGAGAGACTTGGGTTCAGTATAGGTGAGATATAATGAGGGCCTGAACTAAGGCAAATCTAATGGAAATGGAGAGATGTGGGGAAAAAAGTGCTACTTTTCTCAAAAGGTGGTCtgttaagtaaaatatttcaaagcttagggcttccctggtggcgcagtggttaagaatccgcctgccaatgcaggggacacgggttcgagccctggtccgggaagatcccacacgccgcggagcagctaagcccgtgtgccacagctccagagcctgcgctctagagcccgtgtgccacaactactgaaggctgcacacctagagcccgtgctccgcaacaagagaagccaccacaatgagaagcccgcgcaccacaacgaagagtagcccctgctcgccgcaactagagaaaagcccacgtgcagtaacaaatacccagtgcagccaaaaaaaaaaaaaaattttcaaagtttaaaaatgagcctattgggcttccctggcagttcagtggttaagactccacacttccactgtagcgagtacaggttcgatccctggttggggaactaagatcctccatgctgcgtggtgcagccaaaaaaaaagcctattaaaCAAAGCTTGTTTGTTTGGGGCTTAATAGATTGAGCTGATGAAAACTCCCTTCTGGAGGCAGTGCATCAAACCACATTGTACTTTCAGAGTAAGAAGAGGATTCTACAAGCTGTGTTGTCAGTTATATTTAGCTTTATTCCCATGATGAGCACCATCCAGAAAATTCATTATTCCCTATTTTAACAGTATGATAATAATGCAAATCCTTTAGTATAGATGGCATTTGCCTTTCAAGGAAGATaactttgtttcttgttttggaTGTTTAGGGaacatcttattttttaatgcttaaacCCAAAAGGCACAGAATCTCATTTATTGATTTAGCCTTGGTTTATTATTGTGTAAACCATTCAGTAGCCAAAAGTCTGACTTGAAACATCTAAATACAGTCaaacttatgttttcttctccaTTAACACGGATGTTCGAAACAGTTGGTTTTAAAACTTCAGacctaataaatataaattaatatgatATTAAGAACATGTAACATACTAACCTCAGAATTTTAAGATTCAGTATTAAAAACTGCCAATTCATAGAAGGCAATAGCTTGTAATAATGAATCATATAACTCTTCTACCCTGTATTGTTCAGTAGATGAAAACATCTGTCTGTAGCGGACTATCTTATCTGGTGGGAAGAATACCCGAGGCTCTTCTTTCAGTACAGACTCTGAGAGGAGCTGCTTCACTACCTCTTTTCCACTAGTCCGCGTGTCACCAATCATCAGTTCAAAGTGCTTCCCCACTGCATTTCGGTTCATGCTCAGCAcctgatgatggccatcctgggTAAAAGTTGTATTCAGCAAGGCATACAGCATGGCTTCCATGATATGAAAATGTAATAGTATAGGAAACAGAGATGAGTTCTGAAATGAAGGTCCTGTTTTCTCCAGGACATAGAAGTCGGCTTTAGGCATCTTTGAAATAACtgaagaaacctttttttttttgggggggggggaaggagggaagataaAATAAGTGAACAGAAATAATTCATTAAGCTTTATTGTTTGGGCCCCCTCTCTGTCccacttctattttttaaatatataacttacataatattgctATTGACAATTTTGAAGTAATTGAAAAAGCATTTTCTGAAGGGGTCAGGCCAGCCAAGTTCTTTCTAGTAGGAACAAGCTGAGCTAAGACAAGTCAGTAAATCCTCCTAATTactagtttcttcatctgtacagtGGGCTTCATAATTCCTAAAAACTATATTGGCTTTAAGATTAGACAAAATTGTcttatttagcttttaaaaaattctagggTAGAGTATAGGGTTGGAATAACTAGCCTAGAATCAGTCACCTCTGCAACTGACTAATCACATCATATACTTGATTGAACCAGTTTTCATAGATATAATCAGGATGATCATTATTGCCCATCTCACCAGGTTTTGAAGACTAAATGAGACAATAAGTAATAGTGTTTGAAGAATAAGCTTTATAAATATGGTAATGAAGTTTCTTAACATTTAGAGTAATAAACTTTACCACTGATTTTCTCAGGATCTGCCTTTGATTCATAAGGCATTTCTTGAAATAAATGATTCAATTGTTAAAAAATCATAAGTGATGGAAAACATAGGAATGGGTGAATAATAAGTACCAAAAGAAAATCCATCCTTACTatcttatttcattccttttaggaCTAAAATACTACACAATGAGCTCTAGCAGGTAGGGATTTGGAGGTGTAActgccttacctcttctaaataGACAGATGATAGGTATGTTCCTTTCATCAATCGGCAGTATTCAGTTTGCTGCCAGTCCAGCACTGCCAATTTACGATCAAGGTGAGCCCAGGCAATTCTTCGAGTACCAGAAACAATGGATACAATACTATTAATTGCCTAAAACAAAAAAGGCTGGTTTAATTACAAGTGTAAACATTTTAACAGATATAAAATTTAAGATACAAACTCAGAAATCCAAATTAGTTtattaatagaaatatatttacagTTTATGAACTAAGAATTGTTAAAGAGTAATTATTATTAAAAggtaaccagggcttccctggtggcgcagtggttgagagtccgcctgccgatgcaggggtcacgggttcgtgccccggtccgggaagatcccacatgccgcggagcggctaggcccgtgagccatggccgctgggcctccgcgtccgaagcctgtgctccgcaatgggagaggccacaacagtgagaggcccgtgtaacgcaaaaaaaaggaaaaaaaaggtaacCAGTAGCAGTCTTTTACTTGTTGAACAGAACTTTTACTTGTTCTCAGCACCTAGCTCAAAGTAGGCATTCAAATATGCAAATGTTTCTGGGGAATGTGCTAGATACTGGGAAACAAGGGACATAACCATATATTATAAGAAATGCCACCATACAAGTTACACTGTAGAGAGGAGAAATGGTCAGGAAGACTTATTGGAGAACTAGGAGAATGAGTAAAATGGTAAACGGGGAGTTATTTCACCCAGATGTCTGCAAATACAGGCTGACACCTCTCACTCAGGCAGTGAATAAAGAGTGCAAGTGGGAAAAGGGCAGAGGGGTAGGCACATTTCTGCAAAAAGTAACTTCCTTTATCCTGAGAGCTACAGGGAGCCACCAAAGCCTATAACATTCAGGTGTAACATGAGATACACATTTCAGAAAGAACATGGACAGCTGTGTGGAAGGTGGACGGGAGGCGTCTAGACTAGAGGTGGGGATTTGTGTTAGGTACCTGTTGCATGACAAAGTACTAAGAATCTAGGTCACAGTGAAGAAGCACAAGAAACAAGTAATAGGAGTAGAACTAATATGTGAGATGAAGGAGGAGCCTAGGAAAACAGCCATATATCTTCTTAACATTCCTCCTAAATAAGTCTTGCCCAGACCTACTTCTCTACATCAACTGTCCTTTCTTCCTAGAATGCCTTCCTCTTCCTGCTAGTCTAGTTCACTCTCCGTGATCCAGGCTGAGTTCTCCTAGTAAACATTCCCCAACCCACAGTTCTCTCCTCTAAATTGCCAATTTACTACCTGTACATCTCATTCTTTGAGAATAACCATATAATAGATtatctatttatatgtgtatctCTGGGCCCACCAACTAAACTATAATCTGCCTGAAGAACCCCATCTTGGTGCTCAGAATAGTGCTTTGGTTCTCAAATATTTAGGCAGTATAAGacgcattaagaaaaaaaaagtataccttAAGTCTCTCTCTTCCTATTTCTGGTTTGATGAGCTTCCTCAAGAGCCGATTTTCCTgtaacttcctttttttccctccagtctCTGGATTAAGAATGGAGTTACAAACTTGAATGGTGGTTTTATACTGGAACAAGGGCACATTCATTAAACTCTCCAAATTCTGAAATGGCCCAAActtttctctgtgctctacaataCTGAGGGACTTTTTTCCACGAAGTAATGTGAAAGCTTCAAGTTCTTTATTAGACGCTGTATTCAACACATGCAAGATGGAAGCCTGCTGTTCTGAAGAGAAGAGCTTGTCAAGTGCCTTTCCAGACTCCTTTGCGTTTTCATCAGAAAAATCAACATGGGGAATAATTTTCTTTGGTGCAGTGGATTTTTTCCGACAGCAGGAATTATGTAGGTCCTGGAATAAGGAGGACCCTAATGGAACTGGAAAACATCTCCACCTCCCTGAAAGGAAATTTTAGCAAATGTAAGTTGAGACGTCTTAGTTCCTTTTAGCGTTAGTTGTGGCCTAACCAGAGCCTTTGCAAAGTGACACTGACTTTCCTATAATTTAACAACtagtggggtttccctggtggcgcagtggttaagaatccgcctgccaatgcagcgaacacgggttcgagccctggtctgggaagatcccacatgccgcggagcaactaagcccgtgcgccacagctactgagcctgcgctctacagcccgcgagccacaactactgagcctgcgtgctgcaactactgaagcccgcgtgcctagagcccgtgctccgcaacaagagaagccaccacaatgagaagcccgcgcaccacaacaaagagtagcccccgctcgccacaactagagaaagcccgcgcgcagcaacgaagacccaacgcagccaaaaagaaagaactagTGGATCATATCCATAAGAGATATCTTCTGATTTTTATGGATAACGCCTAGGTTTTACTACCTAGAAATCTTATTTTATGTCCATCAAGaagcatgtatttaaaaaatgatttcaacTGCCTAacgtttttgaaatttttaaccTTAGAGAAACCTTTTAACAATTAATAGAtctttttaacaatatttatctTCAATACTTTCTTTCTCATCCAGTGGAaccaaataaaactaaattttagggaattctctggcggtccagtggtttaggacttggtgctttcactgccagagccagggttcaatctctggtgggggaactaagatctcgcaagccacatggcacagccaaaaaaagagaaaaacaaccaaattTTATACgtttataataaatgttttagcTGAGTGGTAGGTTTAAGGgcggtttttattttcttttgtacacTTTTCAAGATTTCTACCATGACtatatttctacaaagaagaaaaaccatataaggAACAACTTTGTAAAACCAATGGAAACTTTGACATTGCGGCCACAGGACAACAACGCATCCAGAAGCAAGCAAGCAGCCGTTAGACTCCGAACCCTCCGCCCTCGGCCCAGTCCGAGGAGTCGCTCGTGGACCCCTAACCCAGGGAAGAAAGCACAATCGCTCCTAGGCTCGGCGACCAGAACAGCCCCGTCAACTCAGCGGGGACCCCAAGAGGGAGACCTGGACACGGGACCCAAGGGGGAAATACTCCAGGACCAGGGGCTAATGTCAGACGGGAGATTCACCCAGTAGTGCAGGCACCCTACCTCCCGCCAAGAGGATACTAGGGACGTTCATCTTCCACGTTAAAGAAATAGGCGCCCGCGCCCATCTTCCTCCACTAACTTCCGGTTCCTGCGTGCTTCGCCCAAAAGCGCCCGGCCTTTCAGTAGAAAGGTTCCAGCGGAAGCGGCGTTCCGGCCGGCCCGAGGTGGTTCCCGCCGGCCCGAGGTGGTTCCCGCTGGGCTGTGAGCAACCGCTCCGCTGCGCCTCTGGGCAGACGCCGGCCCGGATTGTGCCGGAATCCGGAGCCCCCGGGTGCGCCGCAGGCTCCTTCCAGTGCATCCGGGAAAGGGCCTCGCCCTCACCGGCCCCTGACTGCCGGTGAGCAGAATGTCTGGGAAGAGAACGCCTGGGCGGGTTTTAGCCTGTAGTTGGCAAGATCCCTCCTTTGGGGAGACTCTCTGGGTTTATTATCTAGGCATACAGATTGATGAGCTCCTATTGGGGCCCTGCCTAGAGTCTGGTGGGGGAGCGTAGGCAGGAACATACATAACCAAATCACCAGGTAAAATGGAATAACTGGGACAGGTGCGAGGTGGTGTTTCAGGAGCTCAAAGGGGGAACTGTGTGAAGACAGCCTTCAAGGAAGGGAGAGGTAGGAGGAGGTGGCTTTGACACTGGGCCTCGACAGTATCCTATTTGGAAGAGATGGAGGGAGCCGAGGCTGGCTCCAAATTTGGCTGGGCCTCGAATGCAGAATGGAGCAGCTGAATAGTTCCACGAGGTAACTCGAAACCACCGGGGCTTTTGTAGAGTCAGATTTGAGGTGTGTTTCTAAAAATTTGGGCATATGTCGAAGTGTGAGGCTGGATTGGAGGTAAAGAGCCTAGTAGCAAAGTGTATTTGGAAGCTAGTGTATCTTCTCAAGGGACAGGCAACCATAAGGAACTGAACCTGGGAGGTTGTGTGATCAGGCCACTCGgcatggctgttctcttgctctctgtacatcccctgctggaACAGTCCCTGCTTTTCCTACACCCTACTCAGGTGGCTGACCTTCGCTCCTAATCATAGAGCCTAATCAGTAAATGCCTTTGTACTTGCCCCCGGCCCCAGCTAGTGATTTTTCTAATCTATAGCCCAAAACATCTCCACTGGGATAGTTTAtcaaaggggcagtgaggggctgtgctcctctgctggtttccctggtaaccaatgTACCCACCTGACGTCATTTCCCTCTGTAACTGGTAACCTCTCCCCCCGCACCCAATGAAGACTGCTACCATGTCCTGCCCTCCACCATGTGGGGCTGCTCCAGAATCCTTTTGCTTCAGATGTGTAAGATCCCTTATCccttaaaccattgatgtctctgttgctgactctgggTTCTTTCAGGAAAGATGGGACGACTTTAGCTAATTTTGTGAAAAACAGGGAAGTCAGGAGGGCGGCGGCTTTGGGAGGGCCAGATGGTGTGTTTGCGTTTTTATCAGGCAGCAGTGTCTGTGTAGCTACTGTCCAGGAGGTGGTGGAGATGTGGCCAGTTACAAGTACTCATGAGAATTCTAGGATTCTTGCCAATTTCTGCGGAACTTAGGAATCCAACACAAAATAAAGCCAATTTTTTGTGCAAAATTCTCCAAATCAATGggaaataatttccttttaaCTCCAAGGCTTGTTCCACTTAATGAGGTGTTAATGAGTTGAAATGTATCCCTCAAAAAagattgtggggcttccctggtggcgcagtggttgggagtccgcctgccgatgcaggggacacgggttcgtgccccggtctgggaagatcccacatgccgcggagcggcggggcccgtgagccgtggctgttgagcctgcgcgtccggagcgtgtgctccgcagcgggagaggccacagcagtgagaggcccacgtaccgcaaaaaaaaaaaaaaaaaaaaaaaaagattgtggcCTTGTTTGGAAAGAGGGTCATTGCAAACATAATCAGTTAAGATTAAAATGCCGTCACACtacagggggtggggggcagctaatccgatatgactggtgtccttataagaagaggaccCTGTGAATGCAGGTGAAAATGGAGGCGGAGCTTAGaatgatgcttctacaagccaaggccAAGGATCATCAGCAGGTCACACACACCACAAGCTGGGAGACAGGCATGGTACAGATCTGCctgcagaaggaaccaaccctgcttgcatcttgatttcaggcttctgggctccagaactgtgagagaatacatttttgttgttttaagccacccagtttgtggtgatttgttacagcagccctagaaaaccaATACAGGAGGCCATAAGGAGCGCTGGTGATTGATGCTTTCTGAGATGCTGTGGTTCACTGGCAAGATATAACAAATGACTTGCTATCTGCACAACCTTAGACAGTTTCTCATCCCCTGtggacctcagcttcctcatttgtgaCATGGAGGTAATGGTACCTGCCTCACACCGCCAGGAAATCCTCCTGAGAGGATTTCTCGTTAGAGACTGGATGCAGAGAGCCTGGCATAgaataagtgttcagtaaatgttacttCCCCT
Above is a genomic segment from Mesoplodon densirostris isolate mMesDen1 chromosome 18, mMesDen1 primary haplotype, whole genome shotgun sequence containing:
- the TEFM gene encoding transcription elongation factor, mitochondrial translates to MNVPSILLAGGRWRCFPVPLGSSLFQDLHNSCCRKKSTAPKKIIPHVDFSDENAKESGKALDKLFSSEQQASILHVLNTASNKELEAFTLLRGKKSLSIVEHREKFGPFQNLESLMNVPLFQYKTTIQVCNSILNPETGGKKRKLQENRLLRKLIKPEIGRERLKAINSIVSIVSGTRRIAWAHLDRKLAVLDWQQTEYCRLMKGTYLSSVYLEEVSSVISKMPKADFYVLEKTGPSFQNSSLFPILLHFHIMEAMLYALLNTTFTQDGHHQVLSMNRNAVGKHFELMIGDTRTSGKEVVKQLLSESVLKEEPRVFFPPDKIVRYRQMFSSTEQYRVEELYDSLLQAIAFYELAVFNTES